TTGCGAAGATAGAACTGGAAGGTAGCGGGTGATATCTTTAGAAGTTTCAATGAGGTGATGCATTTGTTGCTGACCTTTAGGGAATAGAGGATAATAGTGGTGTCTTGTTAGAGGAGGAGCTAGCTGATTTTCGACGAAAATTGGCtacacatcatttttttttgcgGCATGAGGAGGTATTATGGCGGCAGAAGTCAAGAGTTCCGTGGATTAGAGAAGGGGACATGAACATTAGGTTCGTCCTCTGATCTACCATCATCAAGAGATAGAGAAACTTGGTCCGATTGTTGAGAGATGAGTCTGGCAAAGTGTGGAGGAGGCGAGCGGGGTTAGATAGGTGATGTTCGATTTTTTCAGATCCAGGTGGATGGAGGGCTGCGATCGAGAGGTGGCCAACTATTTTTTGCCCCTAGATGTTGGGGTTGGGAAGCAGAGAATGCTAGACTCGTCGAGTCGGTCTTGGAGATCGAGGTGGTGGGGAGGGGCATTTTGGGCCTTGGTGGAGGATAAGCCCACCGCGGTACACCACTCAATCTCCTCCGATTACAACAAAAGTGTACAAACATGAAGATCCTCAAAAACCAAGAGAGACATTTTGATGCTCCTATCTACTGAGTAATACCCACTGAGTAATATGGATGCATTATGAAACCCAATTTCATACTTGGTGATGCTTAGTATACTTGAAAGCCCACCGCGGGACACCAGAAACATGCCCCACTGCCTATAAATTGGATCAAGAGCCCTCTGACAAACCTAGTTGTGATTCCATAGGCTattcaaattttcttctttttaggaACTAAACAATCTTATATCGCTGCAGTGAACCTAATGTATACCTTGGTAACTCTCAGCTTAATGTACTCTACTTATGCCTTGTTTTACTTCCAGCTTATGGATCATGCCTATGTTTTCTGTGGTATAGTTTCTCCTCTGCATATATATGCACACCCATTTAATTCTCCAGAAATTGGATGGAGATAAACTTTTAACTGTTTCATTATGGAAGCAGAAGCCTACGTCCCATAACATTCCTAATGCAGGATCAGCCTGCAGCAAGAATTTTGGAGCTCTGCATTCTTCACCTTGCAATGGCAGAAGTAACAGTGCTAGGAACAAGGCACCAGATTGTCATAAATGAGGTCAGTTATCCTCCCCCTTCAGCCTACCTAGTGGGTTTTACCTTATCATCTTACTCATTATTTGAGTGTCTTTCGCGAAGGCGGTTGATCTTGCAAAACGATTCTATGATGGCTGTGCTCCTAGGATTATCAATGGATGCCTCTGGACTTTTGTCAAAGATTTCAGTGCAATGGATGCTGTTCAGTCTTTGGATCATCAAAAGCTTgaaatttaaggacatctttaTAGCAGATCGGAGTGGAAGCAGCGGCAAAAGTTAAAGAAATCCTCATTCTATTTGTCAAAGGCTAACGGTCATGTAAAGTGGGAGTAGGGAAAACTGCAGGTTAATTGTGGTGATCAAAAGGACTTGATAAATTTCCATTGGTTACTGGGAGAACCAAGGGTGAGGAGAAAACGAAATGTACTTGGCCTTAGAAATGAATCACGAGATCCATATTTTTAACGCATGATTAGAACCTTTAGTTTTATTTTGATGAATATTGTGCCCACATCTGTATTACAAAATAATTCAGACGAATGCATTGTAGATTCTGAGTTTTTGTATTACTGATACCATATTCACATATTTGCATTTTGTTGTACAAGTTATATTGTAAGATGTGGTGAGCTCGAAGAACTTCCCAACTAAATAACTCATGTAGTTATTTTATAAGAgagatgtgttttttttttatttttattttcattatggAAGAGTCGTAGGTTTTGagtattcttggtttttgttcTTCTCTCTTGCCAAATATTAAGAATTTCAATAACCATCTGAAAGAAAGATATGGCTTTGTGATTCTGAGGGCATAACATATATCCATGTCAATATACAAAATGAGCGAGTCAAGACGAAGATCCATACGCTTCATTATATTGAACATATAAATGGAACCAAAATTTGTGATTCATATACATTCTAGCTTTgtcttgggaaaaaataaacccATTCTATTGTTTGAGGAGCCCTTCATTTCGTGATTTTTTGGTTGGTTAAGAAGTCTCTAAATC
This portion of the Phoenix dactylifera cultivar Barhee BC4 chromosome 11, palm_55x_up_171113_PBpolish2nd_filt_p, whole genome shotgun sequence genome encodes:
- the LOC120112489 gene encoding uncharacterized protein LOC120112489 isoform X1, translating into MIEKYLFLLMGDPSDDHQLPRSLRSLRPITFLMQDQPAARILELCILHLAMAEVTVLGTRHQIVINEAVDLAKRFYDGCAPRIINGCLWTFVKDFSAMDAVQSLDHQKLEI
- the LOC120112489 gene encoding transcription antitermination protein NusB-like isoform X2 — translated: MFSPSFSSESSFLGFFGDKDQPAARILELCILHLAMAEVTVLGTRHQIVINEAVDLAKRFYDGCAPRIINGCLWTFVKDFSAMDAVQSLDHQKLEI